From the genome of Streptomyces sp. NBC_01317, one region includes:
- a CDS encoding DUF4132 domain-containing protein, producing the protein MGWIETAGGYAVSLEGTRVLCRNAAGRALKQVPPKLKDDVEVVRLRQLAEWLARHESECREQVDAWLVRSLPVPVALLARVWPDTAWQAALRDLVVAPVGEDGSADTARAGFLRDADPVKGLGIVDLDGDSVWLDPAGVTSVLIPHPVLLEDLAELREFAAELKVEQGVEQLFREVWQRPEPEGVAGTAGTDTSWSAYANGKFAQLRHATGRALTLGYRVRGGQALCRLVEDGRQLEAAYWLGGDYPDAEARTGALEWRDGTGRRLPLGEVGPVAWSEGERMAALVFAGRVVESEEEGAL; encoded by the coding sequence ATGGGTTGGATCGAAACGGCGGGCGGGTACGCCGTCTCGCTGGAGGGCACGCGGGTGCTGTGCCGCAATGCCGCGGGCAGGGCGCTGAAGCAGGTGCCGCCGAAGCTCAAGGACGACGTCGAGGTGGTCAGGCTCAGGCAGTTGGCCGAGTGGCTGGCGCGGCACGAGAGCGAGTGCCGGGAGCAGGTGGACGCCTGGCTGGTGCGGTCGCTGCCGGTGCCGGTCGCGCTGTTGGCGCGGGTGTGGCCGGACACGGCGTGGCAGGCGGCGCTGCGGGATCTGGTGGTGGCGCCGGTGGGCGAGGACGGGTCGGCGGACACCGCGCGCGCCGGGTTCCTGCGGGACGCGGATCCGGTGAAGGGGCTCGGGATCGTGGATCTCGACGGGGATTCGGTGTGGCTGGACCCGGCGGGAGTGACGTCGGTGCTGATCCCCCATCCGGTGCTGCTCGAAGACCTGGCGGAGCTGCGGGAGTTCGCGGCGGAGCTGAAGGTCGAGCAGGGCGTGGAGCAGTTGTTCCGCGAGGTGTGGCAACGGCCGGAGCCGGAGGGGGTCGCGGGGACGGCCGGCACGGACACGTCCTGGAGCGCGTACGCGAACGGGAAGTTCGCCCAGCTGCGGCATGCCACCGGGCGGGCGCTGACGCTCGGTTACCGGGTGCGGGGCGGCCAGGCGCTGTGCCGGCTGGTCGAGGACGGACGGCAGTTGGAGGCGGCGTACTGGCTGGGGGGCGACTATCCGGACGCGGAGGCGCGGACGGGAGCGCTGGAGTGGCGGGACGGGACGGGGCGGCGGCTGCCGCTCGGTGAAGTGGGGCCGGTCGCCTGGTCCGAAGGTGAGCGGATGGCCGCGCTGGTGTTCGCGGGCCGTGTGGTCGAGAGCGAAGAGGAGGGGGCGCTGTGA
- a CDS encoding AAA family ATPase — protein sequence MREQTVPAARAGGARQVELPEDRFAAELAFLASYDNGPRPPGWRLTPRAVVLFVCGTDGEQLKAPDGGKLAVSRKFVGDRSLVERCVVTLAGERGLLLVGEPGTAKSMLSELLSAAVCGTSTLTVQGTAGTTEDQLRYGWNYAMLLAKGPSRDALVPSPVLRAMTRGAVARIEEVTRCLPEVQDALVSLLSERRMSVPELAGGEDGDSTVHAAPGFTLIATANLRDKGVSEMSAALKRRFNFETVGPIDDLDAETALVRSQATAALVRGGAEFSVDDTVLEALITAFRDLRTGRSSEGWEVERPSTVMSTAEAVQVATAMGLGAAYLNDGRDVLRMLPGHLLGTVQKDDPADHARLLGYWDGPIRRRAEAGAPLWRTLWELRDELG from the coding sequence ATGAGGGAACAGACCGTACCGGCGGCGAGGGCGGGCGGCGCCCGGCAGGTGGAGCTGCCGGAGGACCGCTTCGCGGCGGAGCTGGCGTTCCTGGCGTCGTACGACAACGGACCGCGACCGCCGGGCTGGCGGCTGACGCCCCGCGCGGTGGTGCTGTTCGTCTGCGGCACGGACGGCGAACAGCTCAAGGCGCCGGACGGGGGGAAGCTCGCGGTGTCACGGAAGTTCGTAGGCGACCGCTCGCTGGTGGAGCGGTGTGTGGTGACACTCGCGGGCGAGCGCGGGCTGCTGCTCGTGGGCGAGCCCGGTACGGCCAAGTCGATGCTCTCCGAGCTGTTGTCGGCCGCCGTGTGCGGCACGAGCACGCTGACGGTGCAGGGCACGGCGGGCACCACGGAGGACCAGCTCCGTTACGGCTGGAACTACGCGATGCTGCTGGCCAAGGGCCCGAGCCGGGACGCCCTGGTCCCCTCCCCCGTCCTGCGGGCCATGACCCGGGGCGCGGTGGCCCGGATCGAGGAGGTCACGCGCTGTCTGCCCGAGGTGCAGGACGCGCTGGTCTCGCTGCTCTCCGAACGCCGGATGTCCGTTCCGGAACTGGCGGGCGGGGAGGACGGCGACAGCACGGTGCACGCGGCGCCCGGCTTCACGCTGATCGCCACGGCCAACTTGCGCGACAAGGGCGTCTCCGAGATGTCCGCGGCGCTGAAACGGCGCTTCAACTTCGAGACGGTGGGCCCGATCGACGACCTGGACGCGGAGACGGCGCTGGTACGCAGCCAGGCGACGGCGGCGCTGGTGCGCGGCGGGGCGGAGTTCTCGGTGGACGACACCGTGCTGGAAGCCTTGATCACCGCGTTCCGGGACCTGCGGACGGGGAGGAGCTCGGAGGGCTGGGAGGTCGAGCGCCCCTCGACGGTCATGTCGACGGCGGAGGCGGTCCAGGTGGCCACGGCGATGGGCCTGGGAGCGGCGTACCTGAACGACGGCCGCGATGTGCTCCGCATGTTGCCGGGCCACCTGCTGGGGACGGTCCAGAAGGACGACCCGGCCGACCACGCGAGGCTGCTGGGCTACTGGGACGGCCCGATCCGCCGCCGCGCGGAGGCGGGAGCGCCCCTGTGGAGGACGTTGTGGGAGCTGCGCGATGAGCTGGGGTGA